One region of Limnospira fusiformis SAG 85.79 genomic DNA includes:
- the menA gene encoding 2-carboxy-1,4-naphthoquinone phytyltransferase, with the protein MTTKLIADSNSKLWLAAIKPPMYSVAIMPIWVGTALAKSETGLINWGVFMAFLTAAILILAWENLLNDVFDSETGIDKNKHHSLVNLTGNKALILTIGNLCLLVAIAQIMLICWWQQDLTVLGLIILSCFLGYLYQGPPFRLGYQGLGEFLCFFAFGPVGMSAVYYSQTQTWSLLNLAVSLIVGIATSLILFCSHFHQVEDDIAAGKRSPIVRLGTQRGAQILPWFCGSIFGLTLIGVLGGFFPIWTLLSFAGVFPAIQLCRHVREYHHQPQQVSNCKFIAVSVHFWTCFLLGFGFII; encoded by the coding sequence ATGACTACAAAACTGATTGCTGATTCCAATTCAAAACTTTGGTTAGCTGCCATTAAGCCACCCATGTACAGCGTCGCTATTATGCCTATTTGGGTCGGAACTGCCCTCGCCAAGTCGGAGACTGGTTTAATAAATTGGGGCGTGTTTATGGCTTTCCTAACCGCCGCTATTTTAATCTTAGCTTGGGAAAACCTACTTAATGATGTCTTTGATTCCGAGACTGGCATCGATAAAAATAAACATCATTCTCTCGTGAATTTAACCGGGAATAAAGCCCTAATTTTAACCATTGGTAATCTGTGCCTGTTAGTGGCGATCGCCCAAATTATGTTAATCTGTTGGTGGCAGCAAGATTTAACCGTTTTGGGGTTAATCATCCTCTCCTGTTTTTTAGGGTATCTTTACCAGGGGCCGCCTTTCCGTCTCGGTTATCAAGGCTTGGGGGAATTTCTCTGCTTTTTTGCCTTCGGACCGGTAGGAATGTCCGCCGTTTATTATAGTCAAACCCAAACCTGGTCACTGCTGAATTTAGCCGTCTCCCTTATAGTCGGAATAGCCACCAGCTTAATATTATTTTGTTCCCATTTTCACCAAGTAGAAGATGATATCGCCGCCGGAAAGCGATCGCCTATTGTCCGCTTAGGGACCCAACGCGGCGCGCAAATTTTACCCTGGTTTTGTGGTAGTATTTTCGGATTAACCCTAATTGGAGTCCTCGGCGGATTTTTCCCAATTTGGACTTTGTTAAGTTTTGCCGGAGTTTTCCCAGCCATTCAATTATGTCGCCATGTCCGAGAATATCATCATCAACCCCAACAGGTTAGCAATTGCAAATTCATCGCCGTTTCCGTTCACTTTTGGACTTGCTTCTTATTAGGCTTTGGGTTTATAATTTAG
- a CDS encoding cytochrome P450 codes for MKLPDGPRLMSPLQILQLVIDPPKYLENCADKYGDRFTLRVLGNNSPPVVFFSHPEAIEAIFAGSEGLCPADQLELGRITHVFEPLTGPQSLIAKDGSEHQRLRQLLMPPLHGKQLPRYGEAIANIAHSVTENWSVGDCISIRQYTAQMSLQTILQVVLGLGPGYLYDQLQQTLETYLEWVNSPLNSLQFFWPALQQDLGAASPWGKFLRQRQQIDDLIYTVIADRRREATGEDVLSLLISARDENGEGMSDRELRDQIITLLLLGYDTTASATAWVFYLIHQFPHIRDQLVAELQTLGSDSDPTQAVQLPYLTAVCREALRLHPIALISQPRVVRESVTIRGDRFEPGTILVPCIHLAQMRSQTYPEPKKFRPERFLERRFSPYEYFPFGGGSRSCIGMALSLFEIKIILAIVLSRCQFSLADLGPVRPVRRGITIVPSDNFKLIVENIRSSPIPSLV; via the coding sequence ATGAAACTGCCTGATGGCCCTAGATTAATGTCCCCCCTGCAAATTTTGCAGCTTGTTATTGATCCTCCCAAATACCTAGAAAACTGTGCCGATAAATATGGCGATCGCTTTACTCTGCGGGTTTTGGGTAACAACTCGCCGCCGGTGGTTTTTTTTAGTCATCCAGAGGCGATCGAGGCAATTTTTGCAGGTTCTGAGGGTCTGTGTCCGGCTGATCAACTAGAATTAGGACGCATTACCCATGTATTTGAACCCCTGACCGGGCCACAGTCTTTAATTGCTAAAGACGGGTCGGAACACCAACGTTTGAGACAGTTGTTAATGCCACCCCTACACGGGAAGCAACTACCCCGCTATGGTGAGGCGATCGCCAATATTGCCCACTCCGTGACTGAAAACTGGTCTGTTGGCGATTGTATCTCTATCCGCCAGTATACCGCCCAAATGTCCCTACAAACCATTTTGCAGGTAGTTTTGGGGTTGGGTCCCGGTTATTTGTATGACCAACTGCAACAGACCCTAGAAACCTATTTAGAATGGGTGAATTCCCCCCTCAACTCCCTACAGTTTTTTTGGCCGGCTTTACAGCAAGATCTGGGTGCGGCGAGTCCCTGGGGCAAATTTCTCCGACAGCGACAACAAATTGATGATCTGATTTATACTGTCATAGCCGATCGCCGCCGGGAAGCCACAGGGGAAGATGTCCTATCTTTGCTAATTTCCGCCAGGGACGAAAACGGCGAGGGTATGAGCGATCGCGAATTGCGTGATCAGATTATCACCCTATTGTTGCTAGGTTATGATACCACTGCCTCAGCCACCGCTTGGGTGTTTTATTTAATTCATCAATTCCCCCACATTAGAGATCAACTTGTCGCCGAATTGCAGACCCTCGGAAGTGATAGCGACCCGACGCAGGCGGTGCAACTTCCCTATTTAACAGCAGTTTGTCGGGAGGCTTTGCGTCTGCACCCTATTGCTTTAATTTCTCAGCCTCGTGTGGTGCGTGAGTCTGTGACTATTCGCGGCGATCGCTTTGAACCTGGTACTATCTTAGTGCCGTGTATTCACCTAGCACAGATGCGATCGCAAACCTACCCAGAACCCAAAAAATTTCGACCAGAGAGATTTTTGGAACGTCGATTTTCCCCCTATGAATATTTCCCCTTTGGTGGAGGTTCTCGCAGTTGTATCGGCATGGCATTATCTCTATTTGAGATTAAAATCATCTTGGCGATCGTCCTCAGCCGTTGTCAATTTTCCCTCGCCGATTTGGGTCCCGTGCGTCCCGTGCGCCGAGGGATTACCATTGTGCCGTCGGATAACTTTAAACTAATTGTAGAAAATATCCGATCCTCCCCCATTCCCTCCCTGGTTTAA